A stretch of the Salvelinus fontinalis isolate EN_2023a chromosome 22, ASM2944872v1, whole genome shotgun sequence genome encodes the following:
- the ggcta gene encoding gamma-glutamylcyclotransferase a encodes MIGNLAHIARFCLGNMAATADHFMYFAFGSNLLKERLQLANPSAIFHCTGRLKDYTLNFGLWGEHIDNRWHGGVATIEQKEGGEVWGVVWRMSNDHLASLDQQEGVDMGMYFPLEVTVETDDGALLCRTYQMNRFHACPPSPQYKQVVCLGAQQNGLPVQYMRRLEEVQTNNYSGPSILDKISQVIK; translated from the exons ATGATTGGTAACTTGGCTCATATCGCAAGGTTTTGCTTAGGAAACATGGCAGCAACAGCAGATCACTTCATGTATTTTGCTTTTGGAAGCAACTTGTTGAAGGAGAGACTTCAGCTGGCAAACCCCTCAGCTATATTTCATTGCACCGGCCGACTGAAG GACTACACATTGAACTTTGGTCTGTGGGGGGAGCACATTGACAACCGTTGGCATGGAGGAGTAGCAACCATCGAgcagaaagaggggggagaggtgtgGGGGGTGGTCTGGAGGATGAGCAACGACCACCTAGCCAGCCTGGACCA gcaggagGGGGTGGACATGGGTATGTACTTCCCCttagaggtgacagtagagacaGACGACGGGGCACTGCTCTGTAGAACGTACCAGATGAACCGCTTCCACGCCTGTCCCCCCTCGCCACAATacaaacag gtggTGTGTTTAGGAGCCCAGCAGAACGGTCTACCAGTGCAGTACATGAGGAGACTAGAGGAGGTTCAGACCAACAACTACAGTGGCCCTTCTATCCTGGACAAGATCTCACAGGTCATTAAGTAA